From a region of the Arachis ipaensis cultivar K30076 chromosome B09, Araip1.1, whole genome shotgun sequence genome:
- the LOC107615969 gene encoding uncharacterized protein LOC107615969: MNAIDEATMLEMLMIYRQNQAHVPILKLYVEFEQLGNTHEADESLLSGEDNIDWKENNSDSEEEFLANNDMLGGNDGGNKSHPEREVHGSINTIASRYSFDVPFFMRALDLDAMHAPEFAEFANPSIPFVQDGEFAVGMEFGSREDMVMAIRRYTLSKGVDYRVYESEPLTFYAKYLQYGRGSDWLIQASLIQRKCCWKIRRYNESHMCTMGMISQDHSKLDSDTIADAIRPLVEVDPSLKARLVIADVQSKFNYTISYRKAWLAKQKSIAKMFGSWKVSYESFPAWCMAMCAQNPGSMVQQDTTPAYHGSEVEEGIKIMHRVDGTHLYGKYKGALLVVVSQDGNKNIVPLAFAIVEGKTADVWYFFQNNLRRNVVRRDGVGIISDWHDSISAAMARCNDSWSPPRAFHPFCVRHIASNFLRRFNSPYLQKLIGVRRQNNN; this comes from the exons ATGAATGCGATTGATGAAGCCACTATGCTTGAAATGTTAATGATTTATAGACAGAATCAAGCTCATGTGCCAATCCTGAAGTTGTATGTTGAGTTCGAGCAATTGGGTAATACCCACGAAGCAGATGAATCGTTGCTAAGTGGAGAAGACAACATAGACTGGAAAGAAAACAATAGTGATAGTGAAGAAGAGTTCTTAGCCAACAATGACATGTTGGGAGGAAACGACGGAGGGAACAAGAGTCATCCTGAAAGGGAAGTTCATGGTTCAATAAACACGATCGCAAGCCGATATTCATTCGATGTGCCATTTTTCATGCGTGCTTTGGACCTCGACGCTATGCACGCACCAGAATTTGCTGAGTTTGCAAATCCAA GCATTCCCTTTGTGCAAGATGGTGAGTTTGCTGTTGGAATGGAATTTGGTTCTAGGGAGGATATGGTCATGGCAATTAGGAGGTATACCCTTTCTAAAGGGGTCGATTACAGGGTCTACGAGTCTGAGCCTCTGACGTTTTATGCAAAGTACCTGCAGTATGGTAGAGGTTCTGATTGGCTAATTCAGGCTAGTTTGATTCAACGAAAGTGTTGTTGGAAAATTAGGCGATACAATGAAAGTCATATGTGTACTATGGGAATGATTTCTCAAGACCATTCAAAATTGGATTCAGACACAATTGCGGATGCTATCAGGCCTCTAGTTGAAGTCGACCCATCCTTGAAGGCCCGACTCGTCATTGCAGATGTTCAATCGAAGTTCAACTATACTATAAGTTATCGCAAAGCTTGGTTGGCAAAACAAAAGTCAATTGCAAAAATGTTTGGTAGTTGGAAAGTTTCTTATGAGTCTTTTCCTGCATGGTGTATGGCAATGTGTGCTCAGAACCCAGGATCCATGGTTCAGCAAGATACTACACCAGCATATCATGGATCTGAAGTGGAGGAAGGCATCAAAATAATGCATCGA GTTGATGGCACACATCTGTATGGTAAATACAAAGGAGCTCTATTGGTTGTTGTGTCTCAAGATGGAAACAAAAATATTGTGCCACTTGCTTTTGCCATTGTTGAAGGAAAGACTGCCGATGTATGgtattttttccaaaataatctACGGAGGAATGTCGTCAGGAGGGATGGTGTAGGTATTATTTCTGATTGGCACGACTCTATTAGCGCAGCGATGGCTAGATGTAACGATTCGTGGAGTCCTCCGAGGGCATTTCATCCTTTCTGTGTGAGGCATATCGCATCAAACTTCTTACGAAGATTCAACTCACCGTACTTGCAGAAACTCATT GGTGTTCGAAGACAGAACAACaattag